The Gemmatimonadaceae bacterium genome has a segment encoding these proteins:
- a CDS encoding TonB-dependent receptor, whose protein sequence is MESHRWPAPLDRMVTLHNRDLALRDALDRLASAARLRLSYSSELLTLDRRVCVSYDSVAAGSVLADLLDGSAVAPVVAGDDQVVLAPVAAPHKSEQRSEQSVKVLDRVVVTGSAIGVPQRGLSSAVTVIDRSELASQRGGTISQTLNSAVPGLWLWDEGPSSLLAQYGSLRGVSSFQVSYPKIYIDGIQVANPLLLTELSPDAVERIEVIRGPQGAALYGADAIGGVINIIMRHDSGDGEDAGAQLRTSAGATHSAYAAHPVLVQEHTLDLRGGSDLRSSALSITLGSVGSYVPDAQSREARADGGFRIIGSRTVLTGTARLYAKDAGAGASPLIAAPSMLQFNRSAMEQEPWRLNGQHDFGGPPRGMTRVASTSSQSLREYTLGTTATFNSGGRWTQAVTAGLDGYTLSGDASAALTPNPSAVDSALRAARGSANRATLRASSVARFGSSAGTAATTTFAAEYSSLQQITPDDGWAPSGEQASDYTTWQSDAGVVAQIDASWQNAVFATSGLRLERTLGLAATNGLLTLPMIGGAAVHDFGPVTTKLRASYGKGIRPAGTALRASWLAPRSLSQRSLAPEEQSGLEVGVDAFIGRTFALHLTRFDQYAYNLIQPVVIASSLTPLPSDESSMRLMYALQNVGEITNRGWELESAIARGPLSLSGTVSLVDSRVRQLALGYRGDLQPGDRMLGVPALTTGLTSTWTARRWSASLTATRASDWLNYDGLALASAFSTADHPIVGQLLRGYWRSYGGVTRIDAWASRQLFGGLTGILAARNVLDVQRGEPDNLTVVPGRTLTAGVQAKF, encoded by the coding sequence ATGGAGTCGCATCGCTGGCCAGCGCCGCTCGATCGCATGGTGACGTTGCACAATCGCGACCTCGCGTTGCGCGACGCGCTCGATCGCCTTGCGAGCGCCGCGAGGCTTCGCCTCTCGTACTCTTCCGAGCTGCTCACGCTCGATCGCCGTGTTTGCGTCTCCTACGATTCCGTCGCGGCAGGCTCGGTGCTGGCGGACCTCCTCGATGGAAGCGCCGTCGCGCCGGTCGTCGCCGGCGACGATCAGGTGGTACTCGCACCGGTCGCTGCTCCCCATAAGAGTGAGCAGCGCTCCGAGCAGAGCGTCAAGGTCCTCGATCGCGTCGTTGTCACTGGCAGCGCGATCGGCGTGCCGCAGCGTGGGCTCTCATCCGCCGTGACGGTGATCGACCGCTCCGAGCTCGCGTCGCAGCGCGGCGGGACCATTTCGCAGACGCTAAACAGTGCGGTTCCGGGACTCTGGCTCTGGGACGAGGGACCATCCAGCCTGCTCGCCCAGTACGGCAGTCTGCGCGGCGTGAGCTCTTTCCAGGTGAGCTATCCGAAGATCTACATCGACGGAATTCAGGTCGCGAATCCGCTGCTACTCACGGAGCTCAGCCCAGACGCCGTCGAGCGCATCGAGGTCATTCGCGGGCCGCAGGGCGCCGCGCTCTACGGGGCCGATGCGATCGGTGGTGTGATCAACATCATCATGCGCCACGATAGCGGCGATGGCGAGGACGCCGGCGCGCAACTGCGCACGAGCGCCGGCGCCACGCACAGCGCCTACGCGGCGCATCCCGTGCTCGTGCAGGAACACACGCTCGATTTACGTGGCGGGAGTGACCTCAGATCGTCGGCGCTCTCGATCACGTTAGGCAGCGTTGGTTCCTACGTGCCCGACGCGCAGAGCCGGGAAGCGCGCGCCGATGGCGGCTTCCGAATCATTGGCTCGCGGACCGTACTGACCGGTACGGCGCGCCTGTACGCCAAGGACGCAGGCGCTGGCGCGAGCCCGCTCATCGCCGCGCCATCGATGCTGCAGTTCAATCGGTCGGCGATGGAGCAGGAACCCTGGCGTCTGAACGGACAGCACGACTTCGGCGGTCCCCCGCGTGGAATGACGCGAGTCGCCTCGACCAGCTCGCAATCGCTGCGCGAGTATACGTTAGGCACGACGGCGACATTCAACAGTGGCGGCAGATGGACGCAGGCCGTTACGGCCGGTCTCGACGGCTACACGTTGTCAGGCGACGCCTCGGCCGCGCTGACGCCAAATCCGTCGGCAGTCGATTCGGCGTTGCGCGCGGCCCGTGGCAGCGCCAACCGCGCCACGCTCCGCGCGAGCAGTGTCGCGCGTTTTGGATCGAGCGCAGGTACCGCCGCGACGACAACGTTCGCAGCCGAGTACTCCTCGCTCCAACAGATCACGCCCGACGACGGCTGGGCGCCCTCAGGCGAGCAGGCGAGCGATTACACGACGTGGCAGAGCGACGCCGGCGTCGTCGCACAGATCGACGCTTCGTGGCAAAACGCGGTGTTCGCGACGAGCGGCCTGCGTTTGGAGCGAACGCTCGGGCTCGCGGCGACCAACGGACTTCTAACCTTGCCGATGATCGGCGGCGCTGCTGTTCATGACTTCGGCCCAGTAACGACGAAGTTGCGTGCGTCGTACGGGAAGGGAATACGTCCCGCTGGCACCGCGCTTCGTGCTTCGTGGCTCGCTCCTCGGTCGTTGTCGCAACGCAGCCTCGCGCCGGAGGAGCAATCCGGCCTCGAGGTCGGAGTCGACGCGTTCATCGGACGCACCTTTGCGCTTCACCTGACGCGCTTCGATCAGTATGCGTACAACCTGATCCAGCCTGTGGTCATCGCGTCGTCGCTGACCCCGTTGCCGAGCGATGAAAGCTCGATGCGTCTGATGTACGCGCTACAGAATGTCGGTGAGATCACCAATCGCGGCTGGGAGCTCGAGAGTGCCATCGCCAGGGGACCATTGTCGCTGTCAGGCACGGTGTCGCTCGTCGATAGCCGCGTGCGTCAGCTCGCACTCGGTTACAGAGGCGACCTGCAACCGGGCGATCGCATGTTGGGTGTCCCAGCCCTCACGACCGGCCTAACGAGCACCTGGACCGCTCGTCGCTGGTCGGCGTCGCTTACGGCGACGCGGGCGTCCGATTGGTTGAACTACGATGGGCTCGCGCTCGCGTCGGCATTCTCCACCGCGGACCACCCGATTGTTGGTCAGCTGCTGCGCGGCTACTGGCGGTCATACGGCGGCGTGACGCGTATCGATGCCTGGGCATCGCGACAGCTCTTCGGCGGCCTGACGGGCATCCTAGCGGCGCGGAATGTTCTCGACGTCCAGCGCGGTGAGCCGGACAACCTTACGGTGGTGCCGGGCCGGACGCTCACCGCGGGCGTGCAAGCGAAATTTTAG
- a CDS encoding ferritin-like domain-containing protein yields the protein MEMESLHELYVSELKDLYSAEKQIVKALPKMVKNASNAQLKRAFSDHLDETEGHVERLEKIFAMLGEKAGGKKCKGMEGLIEEAKELLEEDASEEVLDAGLISKAQHVEHYEMAGYGTVRTYAKELGFTDHAKLLQQTLDEEGKANELLTQIAETTVNAEAEEGADETTSRRGDRQVTRTVASEGGRTRPSSGGRGKPRSTSRASRTR from the coding sequence ATGGAGATGGAATCGCTGCACGAGTTGTACGTGTCGGAGTTGAAGGATCTGTACAGCGCCGAAAAGCAGATCGTCAAAGCGCTGCCGAAAATGGTGAAGAATGCCAGCAATGCTCAGCTGAAGAGGGCATTCTCCGATCATCTGGACGAGACCGAAGGTCACGTCGAACGACTCGAGAAGATCTTCGCGATGCTGGGCGAAAAAGCGGGGGGGAAGAAGTGCAAAGGCATGGAGGGCCTGATCGAAGAGGCGAAAGAGCTGCTCGAGGAAGATGCTTCGGAAGAAGTGCTCGATGCGGGACTGATCTCGAAAGCGCAGCACGTGGAGCATTATGAGATGGCCGGCTACGGTACCGTGCGCACCTATGCGAAGGAGCTTGGCTTCACCGACCACGCAAAGCTGCTTCAGCAGACACTCGATGAAGAGGGCAAGGCGAACGAGCTGCTGACGCAGATTGCGGAAACGACGGTCAACGCGGAGGCTGAAGAAGGCGCGGACGAGACGACGAGCCGGCGAGGCGACCGACAGGTCACGAGAACGGTCGCCAGCGAAGGCGGGCGCACTCGACCCAGCAGCGGTGGTCGAGGGAAGCCGCGCTCGACATCGCGCGCGTCGCGAACGCGCTAG
- a CDS encoding ATP-dependent Clp protease proteolytic subunit: MSTLHLPYIVERSNRGERTYDIYSRLLMDRIIFLGSEINDDVANIIIAQLLFLEADAPGKDIQLYINSPGGDVSAGLAIYDTMQHLSSPICTICMGMAASMGCFLLATGSKGKRSALPHARIMMHQPWGGTAKGTASDIEIAAKEIIYLRAKMFELLAKHSGQPLERIEREFDRDYYMSAEEARRYGIIDRVVEPTSEVVAPASVIEKSA; the protein is encoded by the coding sequence ATGTCGACCTTGCATCTGCCGTATATCGTGGAGCGCTCCAACCGTGGTGAGCGGACGTATGACATCTATTCGCGTCTGCTCATGGATCGAATCATCTTCCTCGGTTCGGAGATCAACGACGACGTTGCGAACATCATCATCGCGCAGCTGCTCTTTCTCGAGGCCGACGCGCCAGGGAAGGACATTCAGCTCTACATCAACTCGCCGGGCGGCGACGTCTCCGCCGGTCTCGCCATTTACGACACGATGCAGCACCTGTCCTCTCCCATCTGCACGATTTGCATGGGAATGGCGGCGAGCATGGGTTGCTTTCTCCTCGCAACCGGAAGCAAAGGGAAGCGCAGCGCTCTTCCGCACGCCCGCATCATGATGCATCAGCCATGGGGCGGTACGGCGAAGGGAACCGCCTCGGACATCGAGATCGCGGCAAAGGAGATCATCTACCTGCGCGCGAAGATGTTCGAGTTGCTCGCCAAGCATTCGGGGCAGCCCCTCGAGCGCATCGAGCGCGAGTTCGATCGCGATTACTACATGTCGGCTGAGGAGGCGCGCCGGTACGGGATCATCGATCGCGTCGTCGAGCCAACGAGCGAGGTCGTGGCTCCGGCGAGCGTGATCGAGAAGTCTGCGTAA
- a CDS encoding alpha-galactosidase: MYMLRAGSALALLVLIGVASPSPVDNGLARTPPMGWNSWNHFGCNVSEKLIEEEADAIAASGMRDAGYRYVVIDDCWQVARNAQGVIVADSARFAHGIKALADYVHSKGLKFGIYTDAGTLTCQRRPGTLGHEEQDARTYAAWGVDYVKEDWCHAEQLVAPTQYARFRDALAHSGRQIVFSICEWGSNQPWEWAPTVGNLWRTTDDIEDKWPSMLSNLDQDGQHASAARPGAWNDPDMLEVGNGGMTDDEYRAHFSLWAILAAPLMAGHDVRTMSPATKEILLNREVIAVDQDSLGKQGMLVWEPTPELQVWSKPLADGAHAVALLNRSATPAKITAYLSRVGLRTDSATVRDLWAHADRGRVRREYAVEVPAHAVVMVKMTPVR; encoded by the coding sequence ATGTACATGCTGCGTGCGGGAAGTGCACTCGCGTTGCTCGTGTTGATCGGCGTCGCCTCGCCATCACCCGTCGACAACGGCCTCGCGCGCACGCCGCCGATGGGCTGGAACAGCTGGAACCACTTCGGCTGCAACGTCAGCGAGAAGCTCATCGAGGAGGAGGCGGATGCTATCGCGGCGAGCGGCATGCGCGACGCTGGCTATCGATACGTCGTCATCGATGATTGCTGGCAAGTGGCGCGCAACGCGCAGGGAGTAATCGTCGCCGACAGCGCGCGCTTTGCGCATGGCATCAAGGCCCTCGCCGACTACGTCCATTCAAAGGGTCTCAAGTTCGGCATCTACACCGACGCGGGAACCTTGACCTGCCAGCGTCGCCCCGGCACGCTCGGGCATGAAGAACAAGACGCGCGTACGTACGCGGCGTGGGGCGTCGATTACGTGAAGGAGGACTGGTGCCATGCGGAACAGCTCGTTGCGCCGACGCAGTATGCGAGGTTCCGCGACGCGCTCGCCCACTCCGGCAGGCAGATTGTGTTCAGTATCTGCGAATGGGGATCGAATCAGCCCTGGGAGTGGGCGCCCACGGTCGGCAATCTCTGGCGCACGACGGACGACATCGAGGACAAATGGCCGTCGATGCTGTCGAACCTCGATCAGGACGGACAGCACGCCTCGGCAGCGCGACCGGGTGCGTGGAACGATCCGGACATGCTCGAGGTCGGGAATGGCGGGATGACGGACGATGAATACCGCGCGCACTTCAGCCTCTGGGCGATCCTCGCCGCACCGTTGATGGCCGGCCACGACGTACGCACGATGTCCCCGGCGACGAAGGAGATTCTGCTCAATCGCGAGGTGATCGCCGTTGATCAGGATTCGTTAGGTAAGCAAGGCATGCTCGTGTGGGAACCGACGCCAGAGCTCCAGGTGTGGTCGAAGCCACTGGCCGACGGCGCGCATGCCGTGGCGCTCCTCAATCGCTCGGCGACGCCCGCCAAGATCACGGCTTACTTGTCACGCGTCGGTTTGCGCACCGATTCTGCGACGGTGAGGGACCTCTGGGCGCATGCCGATCGTGGTCGCGTCCGCCGCGAGTATGCCGTCGAGGTTCCGGCGCACGCCGTCGTCATGGTGAAGATGACGCCGGTGCGTTGA
- a CDS encoding nuclear transport factor 2 family protein, with protein sequence MRLRSLLALSILLGASSPVRAQDAEKSAILATVQKVFTAMRTRDTALLRQAFDTSARLVGVAARSNPPAVRLTPPERFGASIASAPAGDVWNERIWDPEVRIDGDVAQVWAYYTFHRNDAFSHCGVDAFMLLKVGGEWKITQLADSRRTTGCTHVND encoded by the coding sequence ATGCGGCTCCGTTCATTGCTCGCTCTCTCGATACTCCTGGGCGCCAGCTCGCCTGTTCGCGCGCAAGACGCCGAGAAAAGTGCCATACTGGCCACGGTTCAGAAGGTGTTTACCGCCATGCGGACGCGAGACACCGCGCTTTTGCGTCAGGCCTTCGATACGAGCGCGCGGCTCGTCGGCGTTGCGGCGAGAAGCAACCCACCGGCCGTCCGCCTAACGCCTCCCGAGCGTTTCGGCGCCTCGATCGCCTCCGCGCCTGCGGGAGACGTCTGGAACGAACGCATCTGGGATCCGGAGGTGCGCATCGACGGCGACGTCGCGCAAGTCTGGGCCTATTACACCTTCCATCGCAACGACGCCTTCAGTCACTGCGGCGTCGACGCGTTCATGCTCCTCAAGGTCGGCGGCGAATGGAAGATTACGCAGCTCGCCGACTCGCGGCGCACGACGGGATGTACGCATGTGAACGACTAG
- a CDS encoding DHA2 family efflux MFS transporter permease subunit: MSTEAIRDGTPAASPPRPAQADSEIEEYRWLILLGLITAAIMEVLDTTIINVALPQMAGNLGATIQEIAWVSTGYILSNVVVLPMTAFFTATFGRKNYLAFSIMLFVVASFLCGTSSSLGELILWRVVQGAGGAALLSTAQATLRQIFPREQQGLVQAIFIMGIIVAPTLGPTLGGWITDNYHWGWCFFINIPIGIVAVFLVTSFLHDPPHAKRRSGPIDWVGISLLTVGLASLQYVLEEGREKDWFNDALIIRLSLVAGMALTAMLWWELSPRNEHPVVNFRILKNRDLAGSIFLFVTMGFGLYGGVFLYPLFTQNLLHFTPTETGLTLMPGGIATACTAIVCGRLLNGARPLVDARILIYIGVAIFVYSMWQLGHLTTVAGEADARYPLIIRGIGLGFLFTPINNVAYANLKPSEAQQASGMINLARQLGGSFGIAIITTYLQGRTALHRADLVANTYAANPAFIERFQGALSHFIALGFSYVKAQAAAYAAVDQALTAQALMLSYNDTWMLILKSFLLTTPAILLLRKPRGGTGMGEAH, encoded by the coding sequence GTGTCCACCGAAGCGATACGTGACGGCACGCCCGCCGCATCGCCACCGCGACCGGCCCAGGCCGATTCGGAGATCGAGGAGTATCGCTGGCTGATCCTCCTCGGCCTGATCACGGCGGCGATCATGGAAGTGCTCGACACGACGATCATCAACGTCGCCCTCCCGCAAATGGCGGGTAATCTCGGCGCGACGATCCAGGAGATCGCGTGGGTGAGCACTGGCTATATCCTCTCCAACGTCGTCGTGCTGCCGATGACCGCCTTTTTCACGGCAACGTTCGGACGGAAGAACTACCTCGCCTTCTCCATCATGCTCTTCGTCGTCGCGTCTTTTCTCTGCGGCACATCGAGCAGTCTTGGCGAGCTCATATTGTGGCGCGTGGTTCAGGGCGCCGGGGGCGCCGCCCTTCTCTCGACGGCGCAGGCAACGCTGCGTCAGATCTTTCCGCGCGAGCAGCAGGGCTTGGTGCAAGCGATCTTCATCATGGGGATCATCGTGGCGCCAACCCTCGGGCCGACGCTCGGCGGCTGGATCACCGACAACTATCACTGGGGCTGGTGCTTTTTCATCAACATTCCGATCGGCATCGTCGCGGTCTTTCTCGTCACGAGCTTTCTGCACGACCCACCGCACGCGAAGCGACGAAGCGGTCCGATCGATTGGGTCGGTATCAGTTTGCTGACCGTCGGGCTCGCGTCGCTCCAGTACGTGCTCGAGGAAGGTCGGGAGAAGGATTGGTTCAACGACGCGCTGATCATTCGATTGAGCCTCGTTGCCGGCATGGCGTTGACAGCCATGCTGTGGTGGGAGCTATCGCCCCGAAACGAACATCCGGTCGTGAACTTCCGGATCCTCAAGAACCGCGATCTTGCGGGCTCGATCTTCCTGTTCGTGACGATGGGCTTTGGCCTGTACGGCGGCGTCTTTCTCTACCCGCTGTTCACGCAGAACCTTCTCCATTTCACGCCGACCGAGACGGGGCTGACGTTGATGCCAGGTGGTATCGCGACGGCCTGCACCGCGATCGTTTGCGGACGTCTCCTGAACGGCGCACGGCCGCTCGTCGACGCGAGAATCCTGATCTATATCGGCGTCGCCATCTTCGTGTACTCGATGTGGCAACTCGGCCACCTAACGACAGTCGCCGGTGAAGCGGACGCGCGCTATCCGCTGATCATTCGCGGTATCGGGCTGGGCTTCCTCTTCACGCCGATCAACAACGTCGCGTACGCGAACCTCAAGCCGAGCGAAGCGCAGCAGGCATCTGGCATGATCAACCTGGCGCGCCAGCTGGGTGGCTCCTTTGGCATCGCGATCATTACGACCTACCTGCAGGGTCGCACGGCGCTCCACCGCGCCGATCTCGTCGCGAACACGTATGCGGCGAACCCCGCGTTCATCGAGCGATTCCAGGGCGCGCTGTCGCACTTCATAGCGTTGGGCTTCTCGTACGTCAAAGCTCAGGCCGCGGCGTACGCCGCCGTCGACCAGGCGCTCACGGCGCAGGCGCTGATGCTCAGCTACAACGATACGTGGATGCTCATCCTGAAGAGCTTCCTGCTCACCACTCCCGCGATTCTCTTGCTTCGCAAGCCCCGCGGCGGCACAGGAATGGGTGAAGCGCACTGA
- a CDS encoding ABC transporter permease yields MDTLLRDIRYSTRKLMRTPGFTTIVVGTLSLAIGATTAVFSIVNGVLLEPLPLRDPSRVVSVSSVGRDGQRNPMSLPDFTDYRADSRLVSAMSGIDGGTHNLTATDGDPIRLTGARVNANFFDILGISPLLGRGFVRGDDAKAAAFTVVLSEALWRSHFGSDPAVIGRQLIIDGRPHTVLGVVPRIDIPRDNDVWLPLIPENGEDDPSNRGAHFLRGVGRLAPTATVERAALELSQIARRLAQQYPESNANFGATVIPLREAIVGNVRPALVVMLAGVGFVLLIACANVANLLLVRASTRETEIAVRTALGAGQRQLVRQLVTESMLLALGGAVVGTALAAWAVDGVKTFGPRGVPRLANVTIDARVLIFSVVVAIVAGLLFGLAPALHAAKTNVGQMLKESTRGSSGRRGTRRTRGALVVAEMALAVILLIGAGLLARSFVALTNVNPGYRPENVVTMSVSLPNTKYPWDQQAINFVDQLLERVRQLPEVQSAAVAFGRPLSEDGMRITFERTDRPPSTPDKRLVADVRVVTPAFFSTLRIPIVAGRGLQATDLPNAPQAVVVSEAFVKQFYPNENALGKHIVLGWGRQRSANKADTVTAGGEIVGIAGDVKSFGANEAAPSTVYVPFDQGPIGDLSVLVRATVSPSLTINGTRAAIKEVDGDLPVFDVKTMTDVVSDSVAQPRFYAILLGSFAGIALLIAALGIYGVISYAVSQRTRELGIRIALGAQSERVVRLVIGQGLTLTLFGILIGIAGAFVLTRLIATMLFGVAPADPLTFVGVATVFVLVACLASYLPARRAAGVDPIIAMRAE; encoded by the coding sequence GTGGACACCCTGCTCCGCGACATTCGCTATTCGACGCGCAAGCTGATGCGCACGCCTGGCTTCACCACCATCGTCGTCGGCACGCTGTCGCTGGCCATCGGCGCGACGACCGCCGTGTTCAGCATCGTCAATGGCGTTCTGCTCGAGCCGCTCCCACTGCGTGACCCATCGCGTGTCGTGTCGGTCTCCTCCGTCGGGCGCGATGGACAGCGAAATCCGATGTCGTTGCCGGATTTCACAGACTATCGCGCGGACAGCAGGCTCGTGTCGGCCATGTCGGGCATCGATGGCGGCACCCACAATCTCACGGCGACGGACGGCGATCCCATTCGGCTCACCGGCGCTCGCGTTAACGCCAACTTCTTCGACATCCTCGGTATCTCGCCACTCCTCGGTCGCGGCTTCGTTCGCGGTGACGACGCAAAGGCTGCGGCCTTCACCGTCGTGCTCTCCGAGGCGCTGTGGCGATCTCACTTTGGAAGCGACCCCGCCGTCATCGGACGGCAGTTGATCATCGACGGCCGGCCGCACACGGTGCTCGGCGTCGTTCCCCGCATCGACATTCCACGGGACAACGACGTCTGGCTTCCGTTGATTCCCGAGAATGGCGAGGACGACCCGTCCAATCGCGGTGCGCATTTCCTGCGCGGCGTCGGACGGCTCGCTCCGACCGCGACGGTCGAGCGTGCCGCGCTCGAGCTCTCGCAGATCGCGCGACGCCTGGCGCAACAATATCCCGAGAGTAACGCGAATTTCGGAGCGACCGTGATTCCGTTGCGCGAGGCGATCGTCGGGAACGTACGCCCGGCGCTCGTCGTCATGCTCGCCGGTGTCGGCTTCGTGCTCCTGATCGCGTGCGCGAACGTCGCCAATCTGCTGCTCGTACGCGCGTCGACGCGCGAGACCGAGATCGCGGTCCGCACTGCGTTAGGCGCTGGCCAGCGCCAGCTCGTGCGTCAGCTCGTGACGGAGAGCATGCTCCTCGCGCTGGGTGGCGCTGTCGTCGGGACGGCGCTCGCCGCCTGGGCCGTCGACGGCGTGAAGACCTTCGGTCCGCGCGGCGTACCGCGGCTCGCAAACGTGACGATCGACGCACGTGTTCTCATCTTCAGCGTCGTCGTCGCGATCGTCGCGGGTTTGCTCTTCGGCCTCGCCCCCGCACTCCATGCCGCGAAGACCAACGTTGGGCAAATGCTCAAGGAGAGCACACGCGGTTCGAGCGGGCGACGCGGTACGCGCCGTACGCGCGGGGCCCTCGTTGTCGCCGAGATGGCGCTCGCGGTCATTCTTCTCATCGGTGCCGGGCTGCTCGCGCGAAGCTTCGTCGCGCTGACGAACGTAAATCCCGGCTACCGCCCCGAGAATGTCGTGACGATGAGCGTGTCCCTGCCGAATACGAAGTACCCATGGGATCAGCAAGCGATCAATTTCGTCGATCAGCTTCTCGAGCGCGTGCGACAGTTACCCGAGGTGCAATCCGCGGCGGTGGCATTCGGCCGCCCGCTCTCGGAGGACGGAATGCGCATCACGTTCGAGCGCACCGATCGGCCGCCAAGCACGCCCGATAAACGCCTGGTCGCGGATGTCCGCGTCGTCACGCCCGCTTTCTTCTCGACGCTCCGAATTCCGATCGTTGCCGGTCGTGGCTTGCAAGCCACCGACCTGCCTAACGCGCCGCAAGCAGTCGTCGTCAGCGAGGCATTCGTGAAACAGTTCTATCCTAACGAGAACGCGCTCGGCAAGCACATCGTGCTCGGCTGGGGACGCCAGCGCTCGGCGAACAAGGCCGACACGGTCACGGCGGGCGGCGAGATCGTCGGCATCGCGGGGGACGTGAAATCGTTCGGTGCGAATGAAGCCGCGCCCTCGACGGTCTACGTGCCGTTCGACCAGGGACCGATCGGTGATCTGAGCGTGCTGGTTCGCGCCACGGTCTCGCCGTCGCTCACCATCAACGGCACGCGCGCGGCCATCAAGGAAGTGGATGGCGACCTGCCCGTTTTCGACGTCAAGACGATGACCGACGTCGTGTCCGATTCCGTAGCGCAGCCGCGGTTCTACGCAATCCTCCTCGGCTCCTTCGCCGGTATCGCACTGCTGATCGCCGCGTTAGGCATCTATGGCGTGATCTCATACGCAGTGAGCCAGCGGACCCGCGAGCTCGGCATTCGCATTGCCCTCGGAGCCCAGAGTGAGCGTGTGGTTCGCCTCGTTATCGGGCAGGGATTGACGCTCACGCTGTTCGGCATCCTCATCGGGATTGCCGGCGCATTCGTTCTGACCCGACTCATCGCGACGATGCTCTTTGGCGTTGCCCCGGCGGACCCTTTGACCTTTGTGGGAGTAGCAACGGTGTTCGTGCTCGTCGCATGTCTGGCGAGCTATCTCCCCGCACGTCGGGCCGCTGGCGTGGATCCCATCATCGCCATGCGCGCGGAGTAA
- a CDS encoding PadR family transcriptional regulator → MPLSRIELLQGTLDMIVLQTLRWGPRHGYGLVQMIRTNSRGVLQVDTGSLYPALHRLEREGSIAASWEISENRQRVRVYRLTPSGKKRLAAERSKWEQLSEAISGIFVPPPQEET, encoded by the coding sequence ATGCCTCTTTCACGGATCGAGCTTCTTCAGGGCACGCTCGACATGATCGTGCTGCAGACCCTCCGTTGGGGGCCGCGACACGGATACGGACTCGTGCAAATGATCCGCACGAACTCGCGCGGCGTGCTTCAGGTGGACACTGGTTCGCTCTATCCCGCGCTGCATCGGCTCGAGCGAGAAGGTTCGATCGCGGCATCGTGGGAGATTTCCGAGAACCGCCAGCGCGTGCGCGTGTATCGCCTAACGCCGTCCGGTAAGAAGCGGCTCGCCGCGGAACGATCGAAATGGGAGCAGCTGTCGGAGGCCATCAGCGGCATCTTCGTGCCGCCGCCGCAGGAGGAGACATGA